The proteins below come from a single Cylindrospermopsis raciborskii Cr2010 genomic window:
- the murI gene encoding glutamate racemase, whose product MHSYPVFEGNSQAFSIQEIPSCSPIGVFDSGVGGLTVLRQVYQQLPNESVIYFGDTAHLPYGIRSQKEILGYVREILNWMEQQGVKMVIMACNTSSALTLETVRLEYKFPILGMISPATKFAVNVGKRIGVIATPATAKSNAYRQAIMELKVNVQVWQVSCPEFVPLIEQNRLHDPYTLAVAKSYLEPLLAQEIDTLIYGCTHYPLLEPIIKTLIPNHIHLVDPAVHVVRVCQRELEILNIKNRLLPMPTRFVVSGSPQQFSQSGTPWLGYTPLVEQFSVPYSLR is encoded by the coding sequence ATGCACTCATATCCCGTTTTTGAAGGTAATTCCCAAGCATTTTCCATTCAGGAAATTCCCAGCTGCTCTCCCATTGGTGTGTTTGACAGTGGTGTGGGTGGGTTAACTGTCCTGCGACAGGTTTATCAGCAACTACCCAATGAGTCGGTTATTTATTTTGGGGATACGGCCCATCTTCCCTATGGTATCCGCTCCCAAAAAGAAATCTTAGGATATGTCAGGGAAATACTCAATTGGATGGAACAACAAGGGGTGAAAATGGTGATTATGGCCTGTAACACCAGTTCCGCTCTCACTTTGGAAACGGTTCGTTTGGAATATAAATTCCCCATTTTGGGGATGATTTCACCTGCTACTAAGTTTGCTGTAAATGTGGGTAAACGTATTGGTGTGATTGCTACTCCTGCCACAGCTAAAAGTAATGCCTATCGTCAGGCAATAATGGAACTTAAAGTTAATGTTCAGGTATGGCAAGTAAGTTGTCCTGAATTTGTTCCCTTAATCGAACAAAATCGCCTTCATGACCCCTACACTCTTGCAGTTGCTAAATCCTATTTAGAACCTTTATTAGCACAGGAAATAGATACTTTAATCTATGGATGTACTCATTATCCTTTACTTGAACCTATAATAAAGACTCTCATACCAAATCACATCCATCTGGTAGATCCTGCAGTTCATGTTGTTAGGGTCTGTCAGCGAGAGTTAGAAATACTAAACATCAAAAATCGCCTTTTACCTATGCCCACTCGTTTTGTCGTTAGTGGGTCTCCTCAACAGTTTTCTCAATCGGGAACCCCATGGTTGGGTTATACTCCCTTGGTGGAGCAGTTTTCTGTTCCCTACTCCCTCCGTTAG
- a CDS encoding N-acetylmuramoyl-L-alanine amidase: MRLHYLLTGTIGTVLLLSSPSLAAQFDSWRFDANENKLEIRTTRPVQPQAQLVFNPTRLVIDLPNTKFGQPQVARPIGGGVRVVRIGQFDPQTTRVVVEFNPGYTVDPQAIKFTPVSGSRWIVQLPKLERVSSNTPQDNNNRDDNSNYNLATIDSTQSPPEFSSAGKTQVEKLQTTGDGFFIRTSGISPQARINRSVDRTTIFMNIVGASLSPQLTARSILVNRHGVTRVQLIQLRTTPSTVQVSFKVDAKSPDWEVSTVGDGLVILPVKGFVNSREGGETLTPNFPDVNDVENNNETGTDTIESVQLSDNGTELLIKGGQKSSVTTGWDRGSAMFRISINNAKLAPQASRVNLPPNSPVLGVRVQSGTLNNVIILVQPASGVRIGQLGQTSNGMLSLPIQRTSQVRSPIGLPPLDQGGSNHLPDPNAKPETNPQPRPRRTTPKGKLLVMIDPGHGGKDPGAIGIAGVQEKDIILPISLRIAKILQENGVETVLTRDADYFVTLPGRVEMAQRTGADIFVSIHANSAGLNRPEVSGLETYYYDSGLDLARTVHNKILQNVNVRDRRVRKARFYVLRKNSIPSILVELGYLTGEEDVANLQRSTYQNQMAQAIAQGILQYLKQR; this comes from the coding sequence TTGAGACTACACTACTTACTAACGGGAACAATTGGAACAGTTCTTTTACTGTCTTCACCTAGTTTAGCGGCTCAATTTGACTCTTGGCGGTTTGATGCTAACGAAAACAAGCTAGAAATTAGAACAACTAGACCTGTTCAACCACAAGCTCAATTAGTTTTTAACCCTACGCGACTGGTGATTGATTTACCGAACACCAAATTTGGTCAACCCCAAGTTGCTCGACCCATAGGTGGTGGGGTTCGTGTGGTTCGCATAGGACAATTTGATCCCCAAACTACCCGTGTAGTAGTGGAATTTAATCCGGGTTATACGGTTGACCCTCAAGCTATCAAGTTTACACCCGTCAGTGGTAGTCGCTGGATAGTACAACTGCCAAAACTAGAGCGGGTATCCTCCAACACCCCACAGGATAACAATAATAGAGATGACAATTCCAATTATAATTTAGCAACTATAGATTCTACCCAATCTCCACCAGAGTTTTCTTCAGCGGGAAAAACCCAAGTTGAAAAATTACAAACTACTGGAGATGGTTTCTTTATTCGCACTAGTGGTATCTCCCCCCAAGCTAGAATCAACCGCAGTGTTGACCGGACTACCATCTTCATGAATATTGTGGGTGCAAGTTTGTCTCCACAATTAACAGCAAGAAGCATCTTGGTTAATCGCCATGGCGTTACTCGGGTTCAGCTGATCCAATTGCGAACTACTCCTAGCACGGTGCAAGTTAGCTTTAAGGTGGATGCAAAAAGTCCCGATTGGGAAGTAAGCACTGTTGGTGATGGACTGGTGATTTTACCAGTGAAGGGATTTGTTAACTCACGGGAGGGAGGTGAAACCCTAACTCCTAATTTTCCTGATGTTAATGACGTAGAAAATAATAATGAGACCGGGACTGATACCATTGAATCGGTGCAGTTAAGCGACAATGGCACAGAATTATTAATTAAAGGCGGTCAGAAATCATCTGTAACTACAGGTTGGGACAGAGGTTCCGCCATGTTTCGCATTAGTATTAATAATGCCAAATTAGCACCTCAAGCTTCCAGAGTCAATCTACCACCTAACAGTCCAGTATTGGGAGTGCGTGTCCAGTCTGGGACGTTAAACAATGTAATTATTCTAGTACAACCAGCATCAGGAGTTCGTATTGGTCAACTTGGTCAAACTAGCAACGGAATGTTGTCTTTGCCAATCCAAAGGACCAGTCAGGTAAGATCGCCAATTGGCTTACCCCCCCTAGATCAGGGTGGAAGTAATCACTTACCAGATCCCAACGCCAAACCAGAAACCAATCCCCAACCTCGTCCTCGTCGCACTACCCCCAAGGGTAAATTGCTAGTCATGATTGATCCAGGACATGGTGGCAAAGATCCAGGAGCTATAGGGATTGCTGGAGTGCAGGAAAAAGATATTATTTTGCCCATTAGCCTAAGAATTGCTAAAATTCTGCAAGAAAATGGCGTAGAGACCGTATTAACCAGAGATGCTGACTACTTTGTCACCCTTCCAGGAAGGGTGGAAATGGCACAGCGCACTGGAGCTGATATATTTGTTAGTATTCATGCTAACTCAGCAGGTCTTAATCGTCCTGAAGTTAGCGGATTAGAAACCTATTATTATGATAGTGGTTTAGACTTAGCACGAACTGTTCACAACAAAATTTTGCAAAATGTCAATGTCAGGGACAGAAGAGTAAGGAAGGCAAGGTTTTATGTTCTGAGAAAAAATTCTATACCCTCGATTTTGGTAGAACTTGGTTATCTAACGGGAGAAGAGGATGTGGCTAATTTACAAAGGTCTACCTACCAAAATCAAATGGCCCAGGCCATTGCTCAGGGAATTCTCCAGTATTTAAAACAAAGATGA
- a CDS encoding cation:proton antiporter: MPLINTVDVTIFTKFTIPLLASSTNESVDNTIVVAAVLLSLVVIYLASKLGGELSNKLGFPPVLGELVGGVVVGTSVLHLLVFPEGGTDSSSSLIMSFLQITAGLTPEATPAVFAAQSEVISVLAELGVIILLFEIGLESNLKDLMEVGIQAFVVAVVGVAVPFAAGTAGLMIIFGIAPVPAIFAGAALTATSIGITSRVLSEIGRLNSKEGQIILGAAVIDDILGIIVLAVVASLAKDGAVDVGNVIYLIASATGFIIGAVILGNVFNKSFVAIADMLKTRGGVVIPAFIFAFIMSYLADIINLEAILGAFAAGLVLEETEKRKELQKQVIPIADMLVPIFFVAVGAKTDLGVLNPAIPTNREGLVMATFLITIAIIGKVITGLAVFGQPGINRLAIGVGMIPRGEVGLVFAGVGAASGVLSKPLGAAIIMMVIITTFLAPPLLRVVFPQGESSVAIDSTSEV; the protein is encoded by the coding sequence ATGCCACTCATAAATACAGTTGATGTGACCATTTTCACCAAGTTTACTATTCCCCTGTTGGCCAGCTCTACCAATGAGTCGGTGGACAATACCATCGTGGTAGCAGCAGTTCTCCTCAGTTTAGTAGTTATTTACCTAGCTAGTAAGTTAGGGGGCGAACTATCCAACAAATTAGGATTTCCACCGGTTCTGGGTGAATTAGTTGGAGGTGTGGTTGTTGGTACATCAGTTCTACACTTGCTAGTATTTCCAGAAGGTGGTACTGATAGCTCCAGTTCCTTGATTATGTCCTTCTTGCAAATTACCGCTGGGTTAACACCAGAAGCTACACCCGCAGTATTTGCTGCTCAATCAGAGGTGATTTCCGTTTTAGCAGAATTGGGTGTAATTATTCTTCTGTTTGAAATAGGGTTGGAGTCCAACTTAAAAGATTTGATGGAAGTTGGCATTCAAGCGTTTGTTGTCGCAGTGGTAGGAGTAGCTGTTCCCTTTGCAGCGGGTACTGCAGGGTTGATGATCATCTTTGGCATTGCTCCAGTACCTGCTATTTTTGCTGGTGCAGCTTTAACTGCTACTAGTATTGGTATTACCTCCAGAGTGCTTTCAGAAATTGGTAGGTTGAATTCCAAAGAAGGACAAATTATCCTTGGTGCAGCTGTCATAGATGATATCTTAGGAATTATCGTTTTGGCGGTAGTTGCTAGTTTAGCTAAAGATGGCGCAGTGGATGTGGGTAACGTAATTTATTTAATAGCCAGCGCTACTGGATTTATTATTGGTGCCGTAATTCTTGGTAATGTTTTTAATAAATCCTTCGTGGCGATCGCGGATATGTTGAAGACCAGGGGGGGAGTGGTAATTCCCGCTTTTATTTTTGCGTTTATCATGTCCTACCTGGCGGATATCATTAATCTAGAAGCGATATTAGGAGCATTTGCAGCTGGATTAGTTTTAGAGGAAACAGAAAAGAGAAAGGAACTGCAAAAGCAAGTTATACCAATTGCGGACATGCTAGTGCCAATTTTCTTTGTAGCAGTAGGAGCGAAAACAGATTTAGGAGTGTTAAATCCAGCTATACCAACCAATAGAGAAGGACTGGTGATGGCTACCTTCCTGATTACAATAGCGATTATTGGTAAAGTGATTACAGGTTTAGCCGTTTTTGGTCAGCCAGGTATTAACCGTTTAGCCATTGGTGTAGGTATGATTCCCAGAGGTGAGGTAGGGTTAGTATTTGCGGGAGTTGGTGCAGCTAGTGGAGTGCTTTCCAAACCTTTAGGAGCAGCAATCATTATGATGGTAATTATCACCACCTTTTTAGCTCCCCCCCTATTACGAGTTGTCTTTCCCCAAGGGGAATCTTCGGTTGCAATAGATTCCACCTCAGAGGTATAG
- a CDS encoding phytase encodes MATIKTVRFSQFNASLNRNTSNQLVTDLSTTTNAQAKSVAEIIQRANPDVLLINEFDYVQTNPTQAIQLLQQNYLGVSQNGATPITYPYFYIAPSNTGIASGFDLNNNGAVVTTPGAAGYGDDSFGFGNFPGQFGMLLLSKYEIDTANVRTFQNFLWKDMPGNLLTNDPTVDNPATTTVNENLGSFYSPEEIAVLRLSSKSHWDVPIKIGNQTIHVLVSHPTPPVFDGTEDRNGKRNYDEIRFWSDYITPGKGDYIYDDTGKKGSLASGSSFVIMGDENADPQDGDSYNQAILQLLQNPNINTNFIPTSLGAVQQSTLQGGANVNHRSNPAFDTSDFADTTPGNLRSDYVLPSTDLKIANSAVFWPVNTDPNFALVGTFNSSLPGGFPSSDHRLVLADIQVDPTPGGKTVPNLKFVGQKTFVTGFIPPGTPGKVNGTDTPMGGLSGVVYDVAKGLFYAISDDRSQFGPARFYTFTLNPATSDITFTNVTPITDTSGNLFPALSLGPEGIALTSNGTVFISSEGEANPSAGRVTNPFIKEFDLTTGKEIRTLLVPSKFLPVVQDTNGDGVVNTGDTQTSGVRNNLAFESLTISPDQKTLYTATENALLQDGDRTSLTAPSRSRVIQYNLVTGQPEKEYLYLADAIAKAPTGGTAADSGLVDLLAIDNRGTLLALERSFAVGQGNTIKIYEVTLQGATDITTINSLSGITSDQLAAIQPVQKRLVLNLDTLNLPNSDGNHPTGTDNIEGLSFGPRLADGRQSIVLVSDNNFGATQFTQILTLGGELLPTVIPTVETRPDLFDDPTLPTSQRADADDPAIYVNSQDPSKSIILTAVKNAGLRVYDLTGKLLQEINPGSIRYNNIDLQYGFTLGGEKIDIAVASDRQNDKLVIFKINPQGTGGNYLENITDSSVTTLFQSLPFVAPYSSSSRSAYGITIYRSLATKDYYVFASRRQTGDVAQFKLIDKGNGKVGYERVREFTIPAPSDSTRSAQTEGMVADQEMGFVYIGQEDVGIWKFDAEPNGSNVGKLVDKVKFEGGQNLTDDAEGLTIYYGKNGTGYLLASSQGDNSFAVYTREGSNDFLGRFAVGSNGAIDSVQESDGADVINLPLGANFPMGLFVTQDGNNEPAKITDGENINSNFKLVPWENIANGFPTSLKIDTTTFNPRTPIAQSLVNGVASGDTTQTSTILWTRSLFTGQVTFEYGTTPDFSTIVGKKTVNVTNTTQPVKVLVDGLTPGTNYYYRVSDVSGGTATGKFSTAATSTTRAGLKFGVSGDWRGELAPYPAINNADTANLKFFVQLGDTIYADVPSPGLKDSKGVEIPQATTLEDYRAKHSEVYGLRYGQNTWGDLRASTSILTTIDDHEVYNDFAGMSPSGTGLTNDNPFYENGLQAFQEYNPISDQFYSQTGDSRIDGERKLYRYNTYGSDAATFVLDARSFRDTELPPVTNPGDSTQVGNFLAQSFNPNRTLLGRPQVEDLKKDLLRASNSGITWKFIMLSGPIQNLGVAAASDRYEGYAAERTELLKFIDDNKIKNVVFVTADFHGTIVNNLTYQTAPGQAQIPTNTWEIITGSVAYDAPFGPTVAGLFLTPQQKAFYDSLPTISDGDSVVNDKDDFIKQAINNGLQPFGYDPIGLNNNLSQVDGLINSKLLQGDYIATHTYGWTEFNINPTTQKLTVTTYGIKPYTEAELVADPNAIINLQPQIVSQFEVEPNANNVPQASQLVFGTTDRDVVVIPSQTDGIKDLIFTGSGNDEVDTTLNTSLEGFPRGENTIHTGSGKDVIYAGNGDRIFGGSGDDEIYATDAKDYRLSGGSGNDVFHLGVNGRALGGDGDDKFFVSEGGGNLISGGAGADQFWIATGDIPKVDNKNLANTIVDFQIGTDVLGISGQVQSFGFKDLTLTNNDIIINGNTIATLIGVNTSTLTVSNFSFV; translated from the coding sequence ATGGCAACTATTAAAACAGTCCGTTTTTCCCAGTTCAATGCTTCCCTTAACCGTAATACTAGCAATCAGTTAGTTACAGATTTATCTACCACTACTAATGCCCAGGCCAAATCAGTAGCGGAAATAATTCAACGCGCTAACCCAGATGTACTGTTAATTAATGAATTTGATTACGTTCAAACCAATCCCACCCAAGCTATTCAACTTTTGCAACAGAATTATCTTGGTGTGAGTCAAAATGGAGCAACACCCATCACCTACCCGTACTTCTATATTGCTCCTTCTAATACTGGTATTGCTTCTGGATTTGACTTAAATAACAATGGTGCAGTGGTCACAACACCTGGTGCTGCTGGATATGGTGATGATTCCTTTGGATTTGGTAATTTCCCTGGGCAGTTTGGCATGTTATTACTGTCTAAGTATGAAATTGACACGGCAAATGTTCGCACCTTCCAAAACTTCTTATGGAAGGATATGCCAGGCAATTTATTAACTAATGACCCCACGGTAGATAATCCTGCTACTACCACAGTTAATGAAAATCTTGGTAGCTTTTATTCACCCGAAGAAATTGCCGTACTACGTCTTTCTTCCAAAAGTCATTGGGATGTACCCATCAAGATTGGTAATCAAACCATTCACGTTCTAGTTAGTCACCCCACTCCACCCGTATTTGACGGTACAGAAGACCGTAATGGCAAACGTAATTACGATGAAATTAGATTTTGGAGTGACTATATAACTCCTGGTAAGGGGGACTATATCTATGATGACACGGGTAAAAAAGGTAGTTTAGCATCTGGGTCTAGTTTTGTCATTATGGGCGATGAAAATGCCGATCCCCAGGATGGAGACAGCTACAATCAGGCCATTTTGCAATTGCTCCAAAATCCTAATATTAATACCAATTTTATCCCTACCAGTTTAGGCGCTGTGCAACAGTCAACCTTACAGGGAGGAGCAAATGTCAATCACCGGAGCAACCCAGCTTTTGATACATCTGATTTTGCTGATACAACCCCCGGTAACTTACGTTCAGATTATGTTTTACCTTCTACGGATCTCAAAATTGCCAATTCAGCAGTTTTTTGGCCGGTTAATACTGACCCTAACTTTGCACTGGTAGGAACCTTTAATTCTAGCTTACCTGGTGGTTTTCCCAGCTCCGATCATCGCCTAGTACTGGCTGATATTCAAGTTGACCCAACCCCGGGAGGAAAGACAGTTCCCAATCTAAAGTTTGTGGGTCAAAAAACCTTTGTCACTGGTTTTATCCCCCCCGGTACTCCAGGAAAAGTTAATGGCACAGACACCCCCATGGGTGGTTTATCCGGTGTTGTCTATGATGTGGCTAAAGGTCTCTTTTATGCTATCTCTGATGACCGTTCCCAATTTGGTCCAGCTCGATTTTATACTTTTACCCTGAATCCTGCTACTAGTGACATCACCTTTACTAATGTTACTCCGATTACGGATACCAGTGGTAATTTATTCCCAGCCTTGAGTCTTGGCCCAGAGGGTATTGCTCTCACTAGCAATGGAACTGTGTTTATTTCCTCTGAAGGTGAGGCTAATCCCTCAGCAGGTCGTGTCACCAACCCCTTTATTAAAGAGTTTGATTTGACTACAGGAAAGGAAATTAGAACCTTGCTTGTTCCCAGCAAGTTCTTACCTGTGGTTCAAGATACTAATGGTGACGGGGTCGTTAATACTGGTGATACTCAAACATCCGGGGTGCGCAATAACTTGGCTTTTGAAAGTTTGACTATTTCCCCTGACCAAAAAACTCTATATACCGCCACGGAAAATGCCTTACTACAAGATGGCGATCGCACGTCCTTAACCGCTCCTAGTCGTTCTCGTGTTATTCAGTATAATTTAGTTACTGGACAACCGGAAAAAGAATATTTATACTTGGCAGATGCGATCGCCAAAGCACCTACAGGTGGTACAGCAGCAGATAGTGGGTTAGTGGACTTACTAGCGATTGACAATCGTGGTACTCTATTAGCCTTGGAAAGGTCTTTTGCGGTGGGACAAGGTAACACCATCAAGATCTACGAAGTGACTCTTCAAGGAGCAACGGATATCACTACAATTAATTCCTTGAGTGGAATAACTAGTGATCAACTAGCAGCGATTCAACCTGTACAAAAACGCCTGGTCCTCAACCTTGATACCCTAAATTTACCCAATAGTGATGGGAACCATCCTACGGGAACGGACAATATAGAAGGATTGAGCTTTGGCCCCCGATTAGCTGATGGTCGTCAGTCCATAGTATTGGTCAGTGACAATAATTTTGGTGCGACCCAATTTACCCAGATCCTCACTCTGGGTGGGGAACTATTACCTACTGTAATTCCCACGGTAGAAACCCGCCCGGATTTATTTGATGATCCTACTTTACCAACATCTCAAAGAGCAGATGCGGATGACCCAGCCATTTACGTCAATAGTCAAGACCCCAGTAAGAGTATCATTTTAACAGCGGTGAAAAATGCTGGACTGCGAGTCTATGACCTAACGGGCAAATTATTACAGGAAATTAATCCTGGGTCAATTCGCTACAATAATATTGATCTCCAATATGGCTTCACCCTGGGTGGAGAAAAGATAGATATTGCGGTAGCAAGCGATCGCCAAAACGACAAGTTGGTGATTTTCAAAATTAATCCCCAGGGAACAGGTGGGAACTATTTAGAGAACATCACTGATAGTAGTGTCACTACTCTGTTTCAAAGCTTACCCTTTGTTGCTCCTTACTCATCATCATCCCGCAGCGCCTACGGAATAACTATTTACCGTAGCCTGGCAACTAAAGATTACTACGTGTTTGCTTCCCGTCGTCAAACGGGAGATGTGGCTCAATTTAAACTGATTGACAAAGGTAATGGCAAAGTAGGCTATGAACGAGTTAGAGAATTTACCATTCCTGCTCCTAGTGATTCTACCCGTTCTGCTCAAACCGAGGGTATGGTAGCAGACCAGGAAATGGGCTTTGTTTACATTGGTCAGGAGGATGTGGGAATTTGGAAATTCGATGCAGAACCCAATGGTAGCAACGTTGGTAAACTGGTAGATAAGGTTAAATTTGAAGGTGGTCAAAACCTTACAGATGATGCGGAGGGTCTCACAATTTACTATGGCAAAAATGGCACCGGTTACCTATTAGCATCTAGCCAAGGTGATAACAGCTTTGCCGTTTACACCCGTGAAGGTAGCAATGATTTTCTGGGGAGATTTGCTGTTGGCAGTAATGGCGCAATTGATAGCGTGCAGGAGTCTGATGGTGCAGATGTGATTAATCTACCCCTAGGCGCTAATTTCCCCATGGGTTTATTTGTCACTCAAGATGGCAATAACGAACCCGCTAAAATTACTGATGGTGAGAACATCAACAGCAATTTTAAATTGGTCCCCTGGGAAAATATTGCCAATGGTTTCCCCACATCTTTAAAAATTGATACTACCACTTTCAATCCCCGCACTCCCATAGCCCAGTCCCTAGTTAACGGAGTTGCTAGCGGTGACACCACCCAAACTTCTACCATTCTCTGGACCCGCAGTCTTTTCACCGGACAGGTGACCTTTGAATATGGTACAACTCCAGACTTTAGTACCATAGTTGGCAAAAAGACAGTCAACGTAACCAATACTACTCAACCAGTTAAAGTATTAGTAGATGGACTTACACCGGGAACCAATTACTACTATCGGGTCAGCGATGTAAGTGGTGGAACTGCTACTGGTAAGTTTAGCACAGCAGCTACCTCCACAACTAGAGCTGGGTTGAAATTTGGAGTCTCGGGTGACTGGCGTGGTGAATTAGCGCCCTATCCAGCCATTAATAATGCGGATACAGCTAATTTGAAATTCTTTGTCCAACTGGGAGATACCATTTATGCTGACGTTCCCTCACCAGGACTCAAGGATAGCAAGGGAGTGGAAATACCTCAAGCTACTACCCTAGAAGACTATCGAGCTAAACACTCTGAAGTATACGGACTACGCTATGGACAAAATACCTGGGGAGACCTAAGAGCATCTACCTCCATTTTAACTACTATAGATGACCACGAGGTTTACAATGACTTTGCTGGTATGTCTCCTTCTGGCACGGGTTTAACCAATGACAATCCCTTCTATGAAAATGGGTTGCAGGCTTTCCAAGAGTATAACCCCATTAGCGATCAGTTTTATAGTCAAACCGGTGATAGTAGAATTGATGGAGAAAGGAAACTCTATCGCTATAACACCTATGGTAGTGACGCAGCTACTTTTGTATTAGATGCTCGCTCTTTCCGAGATACGGAACTACCCCCCGTTACCAACCCAGGTGATTCAACTCAGGTTGGCAATTTCCTGGCCCAGTCTTTTAATCCCAATCGCACCCTGTTGGGAAGACCACAGGTGGAAGATCTCAAAAAAGACCTCCTGCGCGCAAGCAACAGCGGTATAACCTGGAAGTTTATCATGTTGTCAGGACCAATCCAAAACCTGGGTGTAGCAGCAGCAAGTGACCGCTACGAAGGATATGCAGCTGAAAGAACGGAACTTCTCAAGTTTATCGATGACAACAAAATTAAAAACGTTGTTTTTGTTACTGCTGATTTCCACGGTACAATAGTAAATAATCTCACCTATCAAACCGCACCCGGTCAAGCTCAAATTCCTACCAATACCTGGGAAATTATTACTGGTTCCGTAGCTTACGATGCTCCCTTTGGACCAACAGTGGCTGGTTTATTCCTAACACCACAGCAAAAGGCATTTTATGATTCCTTACCTACAATTAGTGATGGGGATAGTGTTGTAAATGACAAGGATGATTTCATTAAACAAGCTATCAACAATGGATTACAACCTTTTGGCTACGATCCAATAGGTTTAAACAACAACCTTTCTCAAGTTGATGGGTTAATTAACTCTAAGTTACTACAAGGAGACTATATTGCGACTCACACCTACGGTTGGACGGAATTTAACATCAACCCAACTACTCAAAAGCTAACGGTCACTACTTATGGAATCAAACCCTATACTGAAGCTGAGTTAGTTGCTGATCCTAATGCTATTATCAATCTGCAACCCCAAATTGTCAGTCAGTTTGAGGTGGAACCAAATGCCAATAATGTTCCCCAAGCATCCCAGTTGGTCTTTGGCACCACGGATCGTGATGTTGTGGTAATTCCTTCCCAAACTGATGGTATTAAAGACCTAATCTTTACCGGTTCTGGAAATGATGAGGTAGACACTACTCTCAATACCTCCTTGGAAGGTTTTCCCAGGGGCGAAAATACTATTCACACAGGTAGTGGCAAAGACGTTATATACGCAGGTAATGGCGATCGCATTTTTGGTGGTAGTGGGGATGATGAAATCTACGCTACAGATGCCAAGGACTATCGCCTTTCCGGTGGATCTGGTAATGACGTTTTTCACCTAGGTGTGAATGGTCGCGCTTTAGGTGGTGATGGAGATGATAAATTCTTTGTTAGCGAAGGTGGGGGCAATTTAATTTCCGGTGGTGCTGGTGCAGACCAGTTTTGGATCGCTACCGGTGATATCCCCAAAGTTGACAACAAAAACCTTGCCAATACCATTGTGGATTTTCAGATTGGTACTGATGTTTTGGGTATTAGCGGTCAAGTCCAGAGCTTTGGCTTTAAGGATCTAACCTTAACCAATAACGACATTATCATCAATGGCAACACTATAGCTACCTTAATTGGAGTAAATACTAGCACACTTACTGTCAGTAACTTCAGTTTTGTTTAG